In one window of Arachis ipaensis cultivar K30076 chromosome B06, Araip1.1, whole genome shotgun sequence DNA:
- the LOC107647457 gene encoding vacuolar-processing enzyme-like, translated as MNHKTTCWVALILSMWLSSTITTLEGVRPMRNIQQQKGANGNRWGVLVAGSNGYENYRHQADVCHAYQVLKKGGLKDENIIVFMYDDIANNTQNPKPGTIINKPNGPDVYKGVPKDYSGEHTNAKNFYAVLSGNRSAITGGSGKVVDSGPNDTIFIYYADHGAPGFVTMPVGEDVFANDFIDVLKKKHAAKGYKKIVIYLEACESGSMFEGILTNNLNIYATTASNSTDPSFAAYCDNEYDTCLGDVYSVSWLEDSDKTDRRKETLKRQYESVRERTLHWDDGSSSEVMQYGDKMISNDFLDNYIGANPATNKNSKTNNAYFFDAPTIFVSQRDATILHLRHKLSIAPEGSSEKSEAEKRLLLEIAEREQVDNNIKRIVNILFGEKSGSEEVITNSTWVSCR; from the exons atgaatcataaaaccACTTGTTGGGTTGCATTGATACTCTCAATGTGGCTAAGTTCGACAATAACAACGTTGGAGGGTGTTCGTCCAATGCGTAATATTCAACAACAAAAGGGTGCAAATGGAAATAGATGGGGTGTCCTTGTTGCTGGTTCTAATGGGTATGAAAACTATAGGCACCAAGCTGATGTATGCCATGCCTATCAAGTGCTAAAGAAAGGTGGTCTTAAAGATGAAAACATCATTGTTTTCATGTATGATGACATCGCCAATAACACACAAAACCCAAAACCTGGTACTATAATCAATAAACCCAACGGTCCAGATGTTTATAAAGGTGTTCCCAAG GATTACAGTGGAGAGCATACAAATGCCAAAAATTTTTATGCTGTGCTTAGTGGTAACCGAAGTGCTATTACTGGAGGTAGTGGTAAAGTGGTGGACAGTGGCCCTAATGACACCATTTTTATTTACTATGCTGATCATGGTGCCCCCGGCTTCGTTA CTATGCCAGTTGGTGAGGATGTATTTGCCAACGATTTTATAGATGTGTTGAAAAAGAAACACGCCGCTAAGGGCTATAAAAAGATT GTGATATACTTGGAAGCATGTGAATCTGGGAGCATGTTCGAAGGGATTCTAACGAATAATTTAAACATATACGCAACCACTGCTTCCAATTCAACTGATCCGAGTTTTGCTGCTTATTGTGATAATGAATATGACACTTGCTTGGGCGACGTCTATAGTGTTTCATGGTTAGAAGACAG TGACAAAACTGATAGGAGGAAAGAAACTCTGAAACGGCAATATGAAAGT GTTAGAGAGAGAACATTACATTGGGACGATGGCTCCAGTTCTGAGGTCATGCAATATGGAGATAAAATGATCAGCAATGATTTTCTGGATAACTACATTGGTGCAAACCCTGCCACCAACAAGAATAGTAAAACGAATAATGCATATTTTTTTGATGCTCCAACAATATTTGTCAGTCAAAGAGATGCTACTATTCTCCATCTAAGGCACAAG TTGAGCATTGCTCCAGAAGGTTCGAGTGAAAAATCAGAAGCTGAAAAGAGATTATTACTTGAAATAGCTGAGAGGGAGCAAGTAGACAATAACATAAAACGTATTGTAAATATCTTATTTGGAGAAAAGAGTGGCTCTGAGGAGGTGATCACTAATTCCACTTGGGTTTCATGCAGATGA